One segment of Monomorium pharaonis isolate MP-MQ-018 chromosome 6, ASM1337386v2, whole genome shotgun sequence DNA contains the following:
- the LOC105834810 gene encoding cytochrome P450 9e2 — MDTWILFSLLAGVVAVYYYFHKKLNFFEKHGILYIPPLPFVGNMGPVFFRQLSLAELVQKVYYLNQDAKYVGFFDGMNPVVVIRDPELIKAIGVKHFDMFPDHRAFIDEVNDPLLGKNLFSLRGERWRDVRALLSPAFTSSKMKAMFKLMSNCAANFADFLSKLPADKNVMEMKNSCTRYTNDVIATCAFGIGVDSMKNPNNEFYIYGKEATSFSVLRTIKFYIIRSMPLVSRMLGIKFVSNHVGQFFKDLVRNTIHTRDTKNIVRPDMLQLMMETRGKRGPGKELTIEDMVSQAFIFFFGGFDTVSNLMCFAAHEIAVNPDIQAKLRDEIEEVLKTTNGELTYEAVNGMQYLDAVINEALRLWPIAVFLDRISTEDFELPPALPGDKPFVLKKGASVWFPVYGLHRDPKYFEEPDKFLPERFLDENKKVVNSVAYIPFGLGPRMCIGNRFALLETKIMLFHLLNRCELKLCSKTSHPLRLSKTSFAMMAEGGFWLKIQARDNANVSSHVVNGSATNGYT, encoded by the coding sequence ATGGACACTTGGATACTGTTTTCTCTTTTAGCTGGTGTTGTCGctgtttattattactttcataaaaaattgaactttttCGAGAAACATGGCATTTTGTATATTCCACCATTGCCTTTCGTGGGTAATATGGGACCAGTTTTTTTCCGTCAATTGTCGTTGGCCGAACTTGttcaaaaagtttattatctAAATCAAGATGCCAAATATGTTGGATTTTTCGACGGTATGAATCCAGTTGTGGTGATTCGTGATCCGGAGCTCATCAAAGCCATCGGTGTTAAGCACTTCGATATGTTTCCCGATCATCGCGCTTTCATCGACGAAGTCAACGACCCTCTGTTGGGCAAGAATCTGTTTTCGCTTCGTGGCGAAAGGTGGCGAGATGTGAGGGCTTTATTAAGCCCTGCTTTTACTTCGAGCAAAATGAAAGCCATGTTTAAATTGATGTCTAATTGTGCTGCCAATTTTGCTGACTTTCTTTCCAAGTTACCCGCGGACAAGAATGTTATGGAAATGAAGAACAGCTGCACCAGATACACGAATGACGTAATTGCAACTTGCGCTTTTGGTATTGGCGTTGATTCTATGAAGAATCCTAACAACGAGTTCTACATATACGGAAAAGAAGCTACCAGTTTTAGCGTTTTGCGTaccataaaattttacatcatTAGAAGCATGCCACTTGTCAGCAGAATGTTGGGTATTAAATTTGTTAGTAATCATGTAGgtcaatttttcaaagatcTCGTAAGGAACACGATACACACCAgagatacaaaaaatatcgtacGACCAGATATGCTGCAACTGATGATGGAGACTAGAGGAAAAAGGGGACCCGGAAAGGAACTGACTATTGAGGATATGGTTTCGCAGGcgtttatcttcttttttggCGGTTTTGATACTGTTTCCAATTTGATGTGCTTTGCCGCTCACGAAATTGCTGTAAATCCGGACATTCAAGCAAAACTACGCGACGAGATAGAAGAGGTTTTAAAGACAACCAATGGGGAATTGACATATGAGGCGGTGAACGGAATGCAATATTTAGATGCGGTGATCAATGAAGCTCTTAGATTGTGGCCCATAGCCGTTTTTCTGGATAGGATAAGTACGGAAGATTTTGAGCTACCTCCAGCACTTCCGGGAGACAAGCCTTTCGTCTTAAAAAAAGGAGCGAGCGTTTGGTTCCCTGTTTATGGTTTACATCGGGATCCAAAATATTTTGAGGAACCGGACAAGTTTCTGCCTGAACGTTTTCTGGATGAGAACAAGAAAGTTGTAAACTCAGTAGCGTATATTCCATTTGGACTCGGTCCAAGAATGTGCATAGGCAACAGATTTGCGTTATTGGAGACCAAGATTATGTTATTCCATTTGTTAAATCGTTGCGAATTAAAATTGTGCTCAAAAACTTCGCATCCATTGCGATTGAGCAAAACATCTTTCGCCATGATGGCAGAAGGAGGATTCTGGTTAAAGATTCAAGCGAGAGATAATGCTAATGTATCTTCACACGTTGTTAATGGTAGTGCGACTAATGGTTATacttaa
- the LOC105836139 gene encoding cytochrome P450 9e2-like, whose amino-acid sequence MEYWSVFLSIVIGAFSIFYFFRKFNFFKRNGLIHVPPVPIFGSMTSFTLGRASFVDFSQKIYNFNPDAKYCGFYAATSPMFLLRDPDLIKSILVKNFEAFPNRKGFSDVNDLLLTKNLLSLRGEKWRNVRALLSPFFTSSKTKMMFTLMSECAKDFGKFLSTLSEDKCKMNMKDAFSKYTNDVIATCAYGIKINSMKDPTNKFYVYGKKSTDFSGSTVFKFFFLRTFPTLGKIFKIKLINDYISNFFKDIVETTIATRDAEHITHPNVLQFMMDSRGKEGSREMDIDEMSAQAFAFFIGGFNTSSTMSFAAHEIAANPEVQVKLQQEIDKVLEESNGEVSYESINRLEYLDAVISEALRLYPSIPFTERICEKSYELPPALPGEKSFVVKKDMIFCIPIYGIHHDNKYYDNPDKFYPERFLNNKIHLNCSYYMPFGLGPRMCIASKFAILQVKVVLFYLLAHCNLKPCAKTPSPLKFAKNLSLMPKNGFWLNIQRRKDVHPALKSAINC is encoded by the coding sequence ATGGAATACTGGTCGGTATTTCTATCAATAGTGATCGGTGCATtcagcattttttatttttttagaaaatttaatttttttaaaagaaatggtCTTATACACGTACCGCCTGTTCCAATATTTGGTTCCATGACATCGTTCACACTTGGTCGCGCATCATTCGTTGATTTTTCTCAGAAGATATACAATTTCAATCCTGACGCAAAGTATTGTGGATTCTACGCTGCGACAAGTCCAATGTTTTTGCTTCGCGATCCGGACCTCATTAAGTCCATACTTGTCAAGAATTTCGAAGCATTTCCAAACCGAAAAGGTTTCTCTGACGTAAATGATCTTttacttacaaaaaatttattgtctcTTCGTGGGGAAAAGTGGCGAAATGTGAGAGCCCTATTGAGTCCATTCTTCACGTCTAGCAAGACAAAAATGATGTTCACATTGATGTCGGAATGTGCCAAGGATTTTGGTAAATTTCTATCGACATTGTCGgaagataaatgtaaaatgaaCATGAAAGACGCTTTCTCTAAATATACGAACGACGTCATCGCTACATGTGCCTATGGAATCAAAATCAACTCTATGAAAGATCCGACAAATAAGTTCTACGTTTACGGTAAGAAATCGACTGACTTCTCAGGGAGCACTGTCTTCAAgttcttttttcttagaaCTTTTCCGACTcttggaaaaattttcaagataaaGCTTATCAACGATTACatatcaaacttttttaagGATATTGTAGAGACTACAATTGCTACTCGTGACGCAGAGCACATTACACACCCGAATGTGCTGCAGTTCATGATGGATAGCAGAGGCAAGGAAGGTAGTAGAGAAATGGACATCGACGAAATGAGTGCGCAagcttttgctttttttatcgGTGGCTTCAATACTAGTTCGACTATGTCCTTTGCCGCTCACGAGATCGCAGCTAACCCAGAAGTTCAAGTCAAATTGCAGCAAGAGATCGACAAGGTTTTGGAGGAGTCAAACGGAGAAGTGTCCTACGAATCCATTAACCGGCTCGAGTATTTAGATGCAGTAATAAGCGAGGCCCTCAGATTATATCCGTCTATCCCCTTCACAGAAAGAATATGCGAAAAGTCTTATGAGTTACCACCTGCATTGCCAGGCGAGAAATCATTCGTCGTGAAGAAGGATATGATTTTTTGTATTCCAATTTACGGGATACATCATGATAACAAGTACTACGATAATCCAGACAAATTTTATCcagaaagatttttaaacaacaaaattcATCTTAATTGCTCGTATTACATGCCATTTGGATTAGGACCAAGAATGTGCATAGCTAGCAAGTTTGCTATACTGCAAGTCAAAGTTGTGCTGTTTTATTTACTAGCGCATTGTAATCTGAAACCTTGCGCGAAAACTCCGTCTCCATTGAAATTTGCCAAAAATCTGTCTTTGATGCCGAAGAATGGATTCTGGTTGAACATTCAACGTAGAAAAGATGTGCATCCTGCGTTGAAGTCTGCAATAAATTGCTAA